From a region of the Streptomyces sp. NBC_01454 genome:
- a CDS encoding ATP-dependent DNA ligase, whose amino-acid sequence MDLPVMPPVSPMLAKLVTDIPAGMQYEAKWDGFRVIVFRDGDDVEITSRTTKPLTRYFPEVVTAVRAELPRRCVLDGEIVIAHDGRLHFEELLERIHPADSRVRTLAERTPASLVAFDLLALDNAALVHEPQTARREALVEALRPARAPVYTAPATTDQELARRWFTQFEGAGLDGVVAKPLDLPYRPGDRAMFKIKHARTADCVVAGYRLHKSGPVVGSLLLGLHDDAGHLQHVGVCASFPMARRRALVEELAPLRMADAAGHPWGAWTDEAAHASRRMPGGPSRWSGGKDLSWVPLRPERVCEVAYDHMEGDRFRHTAQFRHWRPDRTPESCTYAQLEEPVHYDLGELLRG is encoded by the coding sequence ATGGATCTGCCCGTGATGCCCCCGGTCTCCCCGATGCTCGCGAAGCTGGTGACCGACATTCCCGCCGGCATGCAGTACGAGGCCAAGTGGGACGGCTTCCGCGTCATCGTCTTCCGGGACGGCGACGACGTCGAGATCACCAGCCGCACCACGAAGCCGCTCACCCGCTACTTCCCCGAAGTGGTCACGGCGGTGCGGGCCGAGCTGCCGCGGCGCTGTGTCCTCGACGGCGAGATCGTCATCGCCCATGACGGCCGGCTGCACTTCGAGGAGCTGCTGGAGCGCATCCACCCGGCCGACTCCCGGGTCCGGACCCTCGCCGAGCGCACACCCGCCTCGCTCGTCGCCTTCGACCTGCTGGCGCTGGACAACGCCGCGCTGGTGCACGAGCCGCAGACGGCGCGCCGGGAGGCCCTGGTCGAGGCGCTGCGCCCGGCCCGTGCCCCGGTGTACACCGCGCCCGCCACCACGGATCAGGAGCTGGCGCGCCGCTGGTTCACCCAGTTCGAGGGGGCGGGGCTGGACGGGGTCGTCGCCAAGCCGCTCGATCTGCCGTACCGGCCCGGTGACCGCGCGATGTTCAAGATCAAACATGCCCGGACCGCGGACTGTGTGGTCGCGGGGTACCGGCTGCACAAGAGCGGGCCGGTGGTCGGCTCCCTGCTGCTCGGCCTGCACGACGACGCCGGGCACCTGCAGCACGTCGGGGTGTGCGCGTCGTTCCCCATGGCCAGGCGGCGCGCGCTGGTCGAGGAGCTGGCGCCGCTGCGGATGGCGGACGCCGCGGGGCATCCGTGGGGCGCGTGGACCGACGAGGCGGCGCATGCCTCGCGGCGGATGCCGGGCGGGCCCAGCCGCTGGAGCGGCGGCAAGGACCTGTCGTGGGTGCCGTTGCGCCCGGAGCGGGTGTGCGAGGTCGCCTATGACCACATGGAGGGCGACAGATTCCGGCACACCGCCCAGTTCCGCCACTGGCGCCCGGACCGTACGCCGGAGAGCTGCACCTACGCCCAGCTGGAGGAGCCGGTGCACTACGACCTGGGGGAGCTGCTGCGGGGCTGA
- a CDS encoding MASE1 domain-containing protein: MVRTEELRRLAPVALTILVLAGVYYASARIGLLEQVVIAGAQVTPLWPPTGISLSCLLLLGLRTWPGIALGTLLVVASISDLQVSVIGIMAGNTLAPVCAYWMLRRVGFRTALDRLRDGVALVALGAFAGMLISATVGTGTLLLSGVLPAGGFWKTWAAWWVGDAMGILVVTPLLLACRTLRRPRDVPGYRWAEAAILLTASVVVTYVAVTSELSLLFLVFPLIVWAALRFQLAGAAPIVLLVSVLAITAANGRRGPFRGQSLLEAMINLQALNASAALTALLLSAVIAEQYSIRHKIEYACRELAEVVDRLAPGETRRRWPPENDH, from the coding sequence GTGGTGCGCACCGAGGAACTCCGCCGTCTCGCACCGGTAGCCCTGACGATCCTTGTCCTCGCCGGCGTCTACTACGCCTCCGCACGGATCGGCCTGCTGGAGCAGGTGGTGATCGCCGGTGCCCAGGTCACGCCGCTCTGGCCGCCCACGGGCATCTCGCTGAGCTGTCTGCTCCTGCTGGGCCTGCGGACCTGGCCCGGCATCGCGCTCGGCACCCTCCTGGTCGTCGCCTCGATCAGCGATCTCCAGGTCTCCGTCATCGGCATCATGGCGGGCAACACCCTGGCCCCGGTGTGCGCCTACTGGATGCTGCGCAGGGTGGGCTTTCGCACCGCACTCGACCGGCTGCGCGACGGGGTGGCGCTGGTCGCCCTCGGCGCGTTCGCCGGAATGCTGATCAGCGCCACGGTGGGCACCGGGACGCTTCTCCTGAGCGGGGTGCTGCCGGCCGGCGGCTTCTGGAAGACCTGGGCGGCGTGGTGGGTGGGCGACGCGATGGGCATCCTCGTCGTCACCCCGCTGCTCCTCGCCTGCCGTACGCTCCGCCGGCCCCGGGACGTACCCGGCTACCGGTGGGCCGAGGCGGCGATCCTGCTGACCGCCTCGGTCGTGGTCACGTATGTGGCGGTCACCAGTGAACTCTCGCTGCTGTTCCTGGTCTTTCCGCTGATCGTGTGGGCGGCGCTGCGTTTCCAGCTGGCGGGCGCGGCCCCGATCGTGCTGCTGGTGTCCGTCCTGGCCATCACGGCGGCGAACGGCCGCCGGGGACCGTTCCGGGGACAGAGTCTGCTGGAGGCGATGATCAACCTCCAGGCCCTCAACGCGTCCGCGGCGCTCACCGCGCTGCTGCTGTCGGCGGTCATCGCCGAGCAGTACAGCATCCGCCACAAGATCGAGTACGCCTGCCGGGAACTCGCGGAGGTCGTCGACCGCCTCGCGCCGGGGGAGACCCGGCGCCGCTGGCCCCCGGAGAACGACCACTGA
- a CDS encoding PP2C family protein-serine/threonine phosphatase, which translates to MLRRRPPRSASADDLLTTLGRLTAQAREGAEKQRARVELAEALQHDMLPTVLPVVPGLRAAATYAPARHGLDIGGDWYDGFPLPDGSLAFCIGDVQGHDVEAAAFMGQIRFGLRAVAVHAPDPGEVLRRANDLLLSVDCGLFATCTFVRFDPVAWELSSARAGHVPGIWATTDGRHGLADDPGGLPLGIVAGEDYPVTRRRFTTAGAFVLLTDGVVEGPSFPIEAGLAQVTRLVSANAGGDPATVADVAMSVAEFTGHTDDSAVIVLRFDAAAPRAG; encoded by the coding sequence ATGCTGCGGCGTCGTCCCCCGCGGTCCGCGAGCGCCGACGATCTGCTGACCACGCTCGGCCGGCTGACCGCCCAGGCGCGGGAGGGCGCCGAGAAGCAGCGGGCCCGGGTGGAGCTGGCCGAGGCGCTCCAGCACGACATGCTGCCGACCGTCCTGCCCGTGGTACCGGGCCTGCGCGCCGCCGCCACGTACGCCCCCGCCCGGCACGGACTGGACATCGGGGGCGACTGGTACGACGGCTTCCCGCTGCCCGACGGCTCGCTCGCCTTCTGCATCGGCGATGTGCAGGGGCACGACGTCGAGGCGGCCGCCTTCATGGGCCAGATCCGCTTCGGGCTGCGCGCCGTCGCCGTCCACGCCCCCGACCCGGGGGAGGTGCTGAGGCGGGCCAACGACCTGCTGCTCTCGGTCGACTGCGGGCTCTTCGCGACCTGCACCTTCGTCCGCTTCGACCCGGTCGCCTGGGAGCTGTCCAGCGCCCGGGCCGGTCATGTGCCCGGCATCTGGGCCACCACCGACGGCCGGCACGGCCTCGCCGACGACCCCGGGGGCCTGCCGCTCGGCATCGTCGCGGGGGAGGACTATCCGGTGACCCGCCGGCGGTTCACCACGGCGGGCGCATTCGTCCTGCTCACCGACGGGGTGGTCGAGGGGCCCTCGTTCCCGATCGAGGCCGGGCTGGCTCAGGTGACCCGGCTGGTCAGCGCCAATGCCGGCGGCGACCCGGCCACGGTGGCCGACGTGGCGATGAGCGTGGCCGAATTCACCGGGCACACCGACGACTCCGCGGTGATCGTGCTGCGCTTCGACGCGGCGGCGCCCAGAGCCGGGTGA
- a CDS encoding APC family permease, with the protein MTERQVSAGGEGAGAPEVQAQERRLRRDLGFWGLTGIGFSNIVGSGWLFAAMYAAQTAGPAALLSWVGAGVLCALVALVMIELGASRPEGGGTVRWPLFASGRLVGTLIGWSTLLSVGGTAAEISAIMQYAAHYLPGLYNGHTLTLSGLALAAGLSVLLTVLNWFAVRMFATLNNLVSVFKIVVPVVTVIALIASGWHSGRLTDHGGFAPYGYVACLTALAGGGIVYSVNGFQAPLDFSGETRNPRRTIPGAVLSGIGLAVLMYLALQLAFLFTVPENLLGHGWQGVSFDSPFGQLALILNLHWLSSLLYADAVVSPGGSAYVGVAIDARHTYALAKNGTIPRYFMKVNQRFGIPRRALVINLVVIVVFLLPFGGWQDIVSVMGDMYLLIYAASAVAVAVFRAEPGGHTAGWVPGLRWIAPLSFVVSSEFVYWSGWQDLRLALPLVLGGLLIFLAMRRPAARADQDAPEADGAGPRRPLGAELRTGAWLVVYLVALTLLSWLGTFEGSGRLPAPYDSLTVAALALAVFFWAVRSGVRHLQAPRAAATA; encoded by the coding sequence GTGACGGAGCGTCAGGTATCAGCCGGGGGAGAGGGCGCCGGCGCGCCGGAAGTGCAGGCGCAGGAGCGCCGATTGCGCCGTGACCTGGGCTTCTGGGGGCTGACGGGCATCGGCTTCTCCAATATCGTCGGCTCCGGCTGGCTGTTCGCCGCCATGTACGCGGCACAGACCGCCGGCCCCGCCGCACTGCTGTCCTGGGTGGGCGCCGGCGTGCTGTGCGCACTGGTCGCCCTGGTGATGATCGAGCTCGGCGCGTCCCGGCCGGAGGGCGGCGGCACGGTCCGCTGGCCGCTGTTCGCCAGCGGCCGGCTCGTCGGCACCCTCATCGGCTGGTCCACGCTGCTGTCGGTGGGCGGCACCGCGGCCGAGATCAGCGCGATCATGCAGTACGCCGCGCACTACCTCCCGGGCCTCTACAACGGCCACACCCTCACCCTCTCCGGGCTGGCCCTGGCCGCCGGGCTCAGCGTGCTGCTGACGGTGCTGAACTGGTTCGCGGTGCGGATGTTCGCCACGCTCAACAACCTGGTCTCGGTGTTCAAGATCGTCGTCCCGGTGGTCACCGTGATCGCGCTGATCGCCTCGGGCTGGCACTCCGGCCGGCTGACGGACCACGGCGGATTCGCGCCGTACGGCTATGTCGCCTGCCTGACCGCGCTGGCCGGCGGCGGCATCGTCTACTCCGTCAACGGCTTCCAGGCGCCGCTGGACTTCTCCGGCGAGACCCGCAACCCCCGCCGGACCATCCCCGGCGCCGTCCTCAGCGGGATCGGCCTCGCCGTCCTGATGTACCTGGCCCTGCAGCTGGCGTTCCTCTTCACCGTCCCGGAGAACCTGCTCGGCCACGGCTGGCAGGGGGTCTCCTTCGACTCGCCGTTCGGACAGCTCGCCCTGATCCTCAACCTGCACTGGCTGTCCAGCCTGCTCTACGCGGACGCGGTGGTCTCGCCCGGCGGCTCGGCGTACGTGGGCGTGGCGATCGACGCCCGGCACACCTACGCGCTCGCCAAGAACGGCACCATTCCCCGGTACTTCATGAAGGTCAACCAGCGGTTCGGCATCCCGCGCCGGGCCCTGGTGATCAACCTCGTCGTCATCGTGGTCTTCCTGCTGCCGTTCGGCGGCTGGCAGGACATCGTCAGCGTCATGGGCGACATGTATCTGCTGATCTACGCCGCCTCCGCGGTCGCGGTCGCCGTCTTCCGCGCCGAGCCGGGCGGCCACACCGCGGGCTGGGTCCCGGGGCTGCGCTGGATCGCGCCGCTCAGCTTCGTGGTGTCCAGCGAGTTCGTCTACTGGTCGGGCTGGCAGGACCTGCGGCTCGCGCTGCCGCTCGTCCTCGGCGGCCTGCTGATCTTCCTGGCCATGCGCCGCCCCGCCGCCCGGGCCGACCAGGACGCCCCGGAGGCCGACGGCGCCGGCCCGCGCCGCCCGCTCGGTGCCGAACTCCGCACCGGCGCCTGGCTGGTGGTCTACCTCGTCGCCCTGACGCTGCTCTCCTGGCTGGGCACCTTCGAGGGCTCCGGCCGGCTGCCCGCCCCGTACGACTCCCTCACCGTCGCCGCCCTCGCGCTCGCGGTCTTCTTCTGGGCGGTACGGTCCGGCGTCCGGCATCTGCAGGCACCCCGCGCGGCGGCCACCGCCTGA
- a CDS encoding ArsR/SmtB family transcription factor, protein MDVRSEADIAQVAAVIGDPSRARVLLALAGGGALPASALAAEAGVSNSTISGHLAKLLDARLLTVELDGRHRYYRLATTDVARALEQLALIARPLPVRSLNADTRAKALLRARLCYDHLAGRLGVAVMSALQVQGILTAEPAGDDAVDPADPVYVLTPHGHTELTAFGVDTERLPRRRASVRYCVDWAERRHHLAGGLGAALTARMFALEWLRHGKYRRVVHLTEAGRAGLAATFGIPADRLA, encoded by the coding sequence ATGGATGTGCGCAGCGAAGCCGATATAGCCCAGGTCGCGGCGGTGATCGGCGACCCCTCCCGGGCCAGGGTGCTGCTGGCGCTGGCCGGCGGCGGTGCGCTGCCGGCCAGCGCCCTGGCCGCCGAGGCCGGCGTCAGCAACTCCACCATCAGCGGACATCTCGCCAAGCTCCTCGACGCCCGGCTGCTGACCGTCGAACTCGACGGCCGCCACCGCTACTACCGGCTCGCCACGACGGACGTCGCCCGCGCCCTGGAACAACTCGCCCTGATCGCCCGCCCGCTGCCGGTCCGCTCGCTGAACGCCGACACCCGCGCCAAGGCCCTGCTGCGCGCCCGGCTCTGCTACGACCACCTCGCGGGCCGGCTGGGCGTCGCCGTGATGAGCGCCCTCCAGGTGCAGGGCATCCTCACCGCCGAGCCGGCCGGGGACGACGCCGTCGATCCCGCCGACCCCGTCTACGTGCTCACCCCGCACGGCCACACGGAGCTGACCGCCTTCGGTGTCGACACCGAACGGCTCCCGCGCCGCCGGGCGTCCGTCCGCTACTGCGTCGACTGGGCGGAGCGGCGCCACCACCTCGCCGGCGGGCTCGGTGCCGCGCTCACCGCTCGGATGTTCGCCCTGGAGTGGCTCCGCCACGGGAAGTACCGCCGCGTCGTCCACCTCACCGAGGCCGGCCGGGCGGGGCTGGCGGCGACCTTCGGCATTCCGGCGGATCGGCTGGCGTGA